The genomic window GCCGACACCGGATAGGTAGGCCGCCCCCGGTGATAGGCCCCCGCCGCACTCCCGAACGACGCCGCGTGCACCGACTTCGACCACCGCCGCGTCGCCCCTTGCCGCGTCATCCCACACGCCTGCCCGATCTCGTCCCAGCTCGCGGCCCGCTCAGCCCGCAACCGCCCGACGATCCGATTCCGCTCCGCCTCCCACTCCCGAATCCCCCCGGTAAGCCGCCGCAATTCACCCAGACCGTCATCCCCCACACCTACCATCACCGCAACATATGTTGCCTTTCAAAAGATTTCAACCCGCGTTCCGGTACGCCACACAGGCCCCCACCGCACCACCCCTCCCGCACCCACCCCGCGAGGCCCGCCCCCTCCAGGCCACCCCGCGCCCGCCGGGCCGAATGCGATGGCCACCGCAAACCCACTGAACTGATCTCAGCAAGATCCGGTTAGGTATTTGTATTCGAAATGGGTCAGGTGCAGCGCGGCGGCGACGACATCGCCGGTGCGGCGTGGGCTTATCGTGGTGCGGCGCAGGGCTTTCCAGCGTCCGACGAGGATCGCGAAGCCGCGTTCGCCCTGCCAGCGCAGACCGCGTAGGAGCCGGTTGTAGGCGCGGTTGTCGACGGCGAGGGGTTTACCGTCGGCCGGTTGCTTGATTGGGGTTTTGATGCCCTGACCAGTGCTTTCGTAGCCGGAGTCGGCCAAGGCCGGCAGGTCGAGTTCGGCGGCGGACCAGTTCAGGGCGGCGGTGACGCCGAGGTCGCGGGCGCAGCTGGTGTCGTGCAGATGCCCCGGCATCGCCGCCGATGTCCAGATCGGCAGTCCGTCCGGGCGCATGATCGCCTGAATGTTCGCGCCGAAGTCGCGGTGCTTTCCGGAGAACCAGGCGTCGATCGTCTTTCCCTTGACCGACAGGGTGGTCTCGGTCAGCCGGTCGCAGTCGAACAGTTTGCCGTCGAGGATGACGTACGACCAGCCGTCGGCGGCGACCCGCTTCAGAGCGGTGTGCAGGTCCTGTGCCTGGGCGGCGAGCACCGCGATGCCCTCGTCGCGGTAGCGGTACGCGGTCGCCCGGGAGACCCCGAAACCG from Actinoplanes derwentensis includes these protein-coding regions:
- a CDS encoding transposase family protein, which produces MLAYRAMVDVPRELVQYVARLLHAERRARGTRKKTRALTCFYQALLVLVWFRKQEDLTLLGAGFGVSRATAYRYRDEGIAVLAAQAQDLHTALKRVAADGWSYVILDGKLFDCDRLTETTLSVKGKTIDAWFSGKHRDFGANIQAIMRPDGLPIWTSAAMPGHLHDTSCARDLGVTAALNWSAAELDLPALADSGYESTGQGIKTPIKQPADGKPLAVDNRAYNRLLRGLRWQGERGFAILVGRWKALRRTTISPRRTGDVVAAALHLTHFEYKYLTGSC